Proteins encoded within one genomic window of Leptolyngbya sp. SIO1E4:
- a CDS encoding peptidylprolyl isomerase, whose product MVRLTDSVINPEKVVEHLKHEMKIKSVQQQILQKLIVVQAAKEYGIDVSPEEIQSEADQFRYQNKLENASQTYTWLEDQLITPDDWEQGIYDRLLSQKLAQHLFGKQIETYFAQNRIQYEQAVLYRIVVPYKPLAQEIFYQIEEEEISFFKAAHLYDVDESRRLACGFEGKLSRWQIDAELSAKIFGANPRDVIGVLKAGEGYEIWMVEDFVSPQLTPEIQTQILDSLFSEWLESELNYLVHCGQAKLDMSDSSN is encoded by the coding sequence ATGGTTCGGCTAACGGATTCTGTCATTAATCCTGAGAAAGTTGTAGAGCATCTCAAGCATGAGATGAAAATTAAGAGCGTTCAGCAGCAGATCCTACAGAAGTTGATTGTTGTTCAGGCTGCCAAGGAGTATGGCATTGATGTCTCTCCGGAAGAGATTCAGTCTGAAGCAGACCAGTTTAGATATCAGAATAAGCTAGAAAATGCATCTCAAACCTACACTTGGCTAGAGGATCAACTGATCACGCCAGACGATTGGGAACAAGGCATCTACGATCGCTTGCTATCACAAAAATTAGCCCAACATCTATTTGGAAAACAGATAGAAACTTACTTTGCCCAAAATAGAATTCAGTATGAGCAAGCTGTTCTCTATCGAATCGTTGTTCCCTACAAACCTCTAGCACAAGAAATTTTTTATCAAATTGAAGAAGAAGAAATTAGCTTCTTTAAAGCAGCCCATCTCTATGATGTTGATGAAAGTAGGCGCCTTGCATGTGGGTTTGAAGGAAAATTATCTCGGTGGCAGATTGACGCTGAATTGTCGGCAAAAATTTTTGGCGCTAACCCGCGCGACGTCATTGGTGTTCTTAAGGCAGGGGAGGGGTATGAAATATGGATGGTTGAGGACTTTGTTTCCCCACAGTTAACACCTGAAATTCAGACACAAATATTAGATAGCCTTTTTAGTGAGTGGCTAGAGAGTGAATTAAACTACCTTGTCCATTGCGGGCAGGCAAAATTAGATATGTCAGATTCTTCCAATTAA